The genomic window ACCATGAATTCCTTCAGCTGAATAGCCGCGTTTAATTAATCCTTCTACCACTTCATCAACACGTTTTTTTGTACGTCCAAATACAATCGCAAGGTCTGGAGATTGAATATCAAGCAGACTGCAAAGCACATCAAATTTCTGTTTCTCATGAACTTCCATATAATGCTGTTCGATATTTTCCACAGTCATTTCTTTTGCTTTCACTTTTACTAGTGCCGGTTCCTTCATGAACTTTTCAGCAAGGGTTTGAATTCTTCTTGGCATTGTGGCAGAAAATAGGAGGGTTTGACGCTCCCCTTTAATTTCACTCAAAATTCTTTCGATATCTTCAATAAAGCCCATATTTAACATTTCATCCGCTTCATCAAGTACAACCATTTTTATATTGCTAAGACGAATCGTTTTTCTTTCAATATGGTCAATTAGTCTTCCAGGAGTGGCCGCAATGATATGTGGTCTATTTTTTAAAGCACGAATTTGGCGATTAATATCCTGACCGCCATATATTGGTAAAGTTTTCACACCTTTAACTTGACCAATTCGGTTTAATTCCTCTGCTACTTGAACAGCCAGCTCACGAGTAGGAGCAAGAACAAGACCTTGAATGCCTTCTTCAATATTAATTTGTTCCAGAAGCGGAACGCCGAATGCAGTTGTTTTTCCTGTTCCGGTTTGGGCCTGCCCAATCATGTCTCTACCCTCAAGACCAATAGGTATTGCTTGGGCTTGTATTGGTGTTGGTTCCTCGAATCCCATATTTGATAATGCTTTTACTATTTCATTACTTAAGCTAAAATCTGAGAATGTTGTCAAAATATTTGTTCC from Bacillus sp. DTU_2020_1000418_1_SI_GHA_SEK_038 includes these protein-coding regions:
- a CDS encoding DEAD/DEAH box helicase; translation: MTTFSDFSLSNEIVKALSNMGFEEPTPIQAQAIPIGLEGRDMIGQAQTGTGKTTAFGVPLLEQINIEEGIQGLVLAPTRELAVQVAEELNRIGQVKGVKTLPIYGGQDINRQIRALKNRPHIIAATPGRLIDHIERKTIRLSNIKMVVLDEADEMLNMGFIEDIERILSEIKGERQTLLFSATMPRRIQTLAEKFMKEPALVKVKAKEMTVENIEQHYMEVHEKQKFDVLCSLLDIQSPDLAIVFGRTKKRVDEVVEGLIKRGYSAEGIHGDIPQAKRDQVIRRFKEQTIDIMVATDVAARGLDISGVSHVYNFDIPQDPESYVHRIGRTGRAGKKGLAVTFVSPREIDHLKIIENVTKSKMAKKQVPSFKDVLAGNQQATINRLMAVIEKNDHNDYKRAAENLLEDTDSVSLLAAALKLLTKDIDVTPVKLTAVEPIRVRKPRTDRGGDRKRYNDRGRSSGSGGRDRRDGRERRRNRTTNK